A genomic region of Exiguobacterium oxidotolerans JCM 12280 contains the following coding sequences:
- a CDS encoding bifunctional cystathionine gamma-lyase/homocysteine desulfhydrase, with protein sequence MRKKTALIHGGTGVDKATGAVTPPIYQTSTYKQEKIGQLKDGYEYSRTANPTRTSIERLIADLEGGVRGFAFGSGMAAIHAVFNLLQSGDHIVMTDDVYGGTFRLMQRVLPKFNIEVTFVDTTDLAATEAAIQDNTKMLYVETPTNPLLKVTDIEAIGAITRRHDLKLVVDNTFATPYLQQPIALGADIVLHSATKYIGGHSDVVAGLVVVNDDTLGEELHFIQNSTGGILGPQDSFLLVRGLRTLGIRMEAIEETAHELVSFLQAQDVVSNIFYPGLASHPGHTIQQKQATGFGGMISFDVGSAANAEKLVEASHFFTLAESLGAVESLISVPARMTHASIPAERRAELGITDGLVRISVGLEDAEDLKEDLTHAFSLLEKVSEKTV encoded by the coding sequence CGGGTGTAGACAAGGCAACGGGTGCCGTTACGCCGCCAATCTATCAAACGAGCACATATAAGCAAGAAAAAATCGGTCAATTAAAAGACGGGTATGAGTACTCGCGCACAGCAAACCCGACGCGGACGAGCATCGAACGATTGATTGCTGATCTTGAGGGGGGAGTCCGTGGATTCGCATTCGGATCAGGAATGGCGGCGATTCATGCTGTCTTTAACCTGCTTCAGTCCGGCGACCACATCGTCATGACGGACGACGTTTACGGCGGAACGTTCCGTTTGATGCAACGTGTTTTACCGAAGTTCAACATCGAAGTGACATTCGTCGATACGACGGATCTTGCTGCGACGGAAGCGGCGATTCAGGACAACACGAAGATGCTCTACGTCGAGACACCGACGAACCCGTTATTAAAAGTGACGGACATCGAAGCGATCGGAGCGATCACGCGTCGCCACGACTTGAAGCTCGTCGTCGACAACACGTTCGCGACACCGTACTTGCAACAACCAATCGCGCTGGGGGCAGATATCGTGCTGCATAGTGCAACGAAATACATCGGCGGACACTCGGACGTCGTCGCAGGGCTTGTCGTCGTCAACGATGATACGCTCGGCGAAGAACTCCACTTCATCCAAAACTCGACGGGTGGAATTCTCGGACCGCAAGACAGCTTCCTGCTTGTCCGTGGTCTGCGGACGCTCGGTATCCGGATGGAAGCGATCGAAGAGACAGCACATGAACTTGTCAGCTTCCTGCAAGCGCAAGACGTCGTCTCGAACATCTTTTACCCGGGACTCGCATCGCATCCCGGTCATACGATCCAACAAAAACAAGCGACTGGTTTCGGCGGGATGATCAGCTTTGATGTCGGTTCAGCTGCAAATGCAGAGAAACTTGTCGAAGCATCACACTTCTTCACGCTGGCTGAAAGCTTAGGGGCGGTCGAAAGTTTGATTTCCGTTCCGGCACGGATGACACATGCGTCGATTCCAGCAGAACGCCGTGCGGAACTCGGCATCACGGATGGTCTCGTCCGGATCTCGGTCGGACTTGAAGATGCAGAGGATTTGAAAGAAGATTTAACGCATGCTTTCAGTCTGCTCGAAAAAG